One region of Haloprofundus salilacus genomic DNA includes:
- a CDS encoding DNA polymerase II large subunit gives MRPDDERYFARIENRLDEAFELADAAREQGMDPGTEVEIPVAKDMADRVENILEIDGVAERVRELEEQMSREEAALALAEDFAEGRVGDYDTRAGKVEGAVRTAVALLTEGVVAAPIEGIDRVEILPNDDGTEFVNVYYAGPIRSAGGTAQALSVLVADYTRTLIGVDEYKARDDEVERYVEEVALYDKETGLQYSPKDKETRFISRNMPIMLDGEATGDEEVSGYRDLDRVDTNSARGGMCLVMAEGIALKAPKIQRYTRQLDEVDWPWLQDLIDGTIGEDDGKTDESGVDDDGANAAEADAESADAEAIEDADSTDPDGPPRVEPATKFLRDLIAGRPVFGHPSEEGGFRLRYGRARNHGFATAGVHPATMHVVDDFIATGTQIKTERPGKAGGVVPVDSIEGPTVRLANGDVRRIDDPEEALELRNGVEKILDLGEYLVNYGEFIENNHPLAPASYTPEWWVQDLEAAGADVQALRDSPRVDLESPTVEQALEWATEYDAPLHPKFTYLWHDISVSEFEALADAVSDGELTDGVLAIERTETTRRALEHLLVEHSQTEDALRIPEWRPLARTLGLDDGLRKTWNAEDLSADARNWAGGDNAVKAANEVAPFAVQERAPTRIGNRMGRPEKSESRDLSPAVHTLFPIGEAGGSQRNVGEAARKMDDRGRRGIVGVRVGRRECAACGEHTYKPSCPSCGGHTEPYYECTDCEIEVEPDEAGRVECPRCEREVESPDWHDVDIGRELSDALDAVGERKASYKILKGVKGLTSAHKTPEAMEKGVLRAKHGVTAFKDGTVRYDMTDLPVTAVRPEELDVTAEHFRELGYERDIDGEPLRHDDQLLELRVQDIVLSDGAAEHMLKTANFVDDLLESYYGLPAFYEVNERDDLVGELVFGMAPHTSAAVVGRVVGFTSAAVGYAHPYFHAAKRRNCFHPDTKVWFEDEAGEWHYDDIESLVEARLDDPETDDFGTLVQELDGDVLVPAVGPGDSPCLSRVESVSKHQAPDHLVQVETRSGRTLTVTVDHKLRRWNGGLEPVEAQSLQVGDELPAPEVVSFDGERIGFDLLEEFLTVESIPNEDLVIRGLGAERLKALLDDATSGKGYCKATAETLGVSQLTVYNWVNRDSIPVSVLIELVGEESVVDRVPTDVKLGIRRDTTTVSRQLAVDENVGTLLGYYAAEGFTRREANQFYQTTICIPDAEARTAVIDAFANALGVEAYEENKWKVTASSRLVATLFSDILDVGTRAESKRVPNCVTSSTHSVVAAFLSAYFSGDGSASSDRIEIRAHTVSDELSQDIIGLLKRFGIATKTYSEVRTITSGVVADFYDESPMSEATVLKITSENAARFAEEIGFHLERKQATIETALAATELRSQRLFGDGGDVLLDEVVSVEYVKSNVEHTYCLTVEETHTLVANDLYVGQCDGDEDCVMLLMDGLLNFSKEFLPNKRGGRMDAPLVMSSRIDPSEIDDEAHNMDIVRQYPREFYEATREMADPGEVEELIQIAEDNLGTDLEYSEFHHTHDTSNIHLGPSLSAYKTLGSMTEKMDAQLHLARKLRAVDETDVAERVIEYHFLPDLIGNLRAFSRQTTRCLDCGEKYRRMPLTGDCRECGGRVNLTVHQGSVNKYMETAIEVAEEFGCRDYTKQRLEVLKKSLESVFENDKNKQSGIADFM, from the coding sequence GTGAGACCGGACGACGAGCGCTACTTCGCGCGCATCGAGAACCGACTCGACGAGGCGTTCGAACTCGCCGACGCCGCCCGCGAGCAGGGTATGGACCCCGGGACGGAGGTCGAGATTCCGGTCGCCAAGGACATGGCCGACCGCGTCGAGAACATCCTCGAAATCGACGGCGTCGCCGAGCGCGTCCGCGAACTGGAAGAGCAGATGTCCCGCGAGGAAGCGGCGCTCGCGCTGGCCGAGGACTTCGCGGAGGGTCGCGTCGGCGACTACGACACCCGCGCGGGCAAAGTCGAGGGCGCGGTCCGCACCGCGGTCGCCCTCCTAACCGAGGGTGTCGTCGCCGCCCCCATCGAGGGTATCGACCGCGTCGAAATCCTCCCGAACGACGACGGCACCGAGTTCGTCAACGTCTACTACGCCGGACCGATTCGCTCCGCGGGCGGGACGGCGCAGGCGCTCTCCGTGCTGGTCGCAGACTACACCCGGACGCTCATCGGCGTCGACGAGTACAAAGCCCGCGACGACGAGGTCGAACGCTACGTCGAGGAGGTCGCGCTGTACGACAAGGAGACGGGACTGCAGTACTCGCCGAAGGACAAGGAGACGCGTTTCATCTCGCGGAACATGCCGATCATGCTCGACGGCGAGGCGACGGGCGACGAGGAGGTGTCGGGCTACCGGGACCTCGACCGCGTCGACACCAACTCCGCCCGCGGCGGGATGTGTCTCGTCATGGCCGAGGGTATCGCGCTCAAAGCGCCGAAGATTCAGCGCTACACCCGCCAACTCGACGAGGTCGACTGGCCGTGGCTGCAGGACCTCATCGACGGCACTATCGGCGAAGACGACGGGAAAACTGACGAGAGCGGGGTCGACGACGACGGCGCGAACGCGGCGGAGGCAGACGCCGAATCGGCCGACGCCGAAGCGATCGAAGACGCCGACTCGACCGACCCCGACGGTCCCCCACGCGTCGAACCCGCGACCAAGTTCTTGCGCGACCTCATCGCGGGCCGTCCGGTGTTCGGCCACCCGTCCGAAGAGGGCGGCTTTCGGCTGAGATACGGCCGCGCGCGAAACCACGGCTTCGCGACGGCGGGCGTCCACCCGGCGACAATGCACGTCGTCGACGACTTCATCGCGACCGGCACCCAGATTAAGACCGAACGCCCCGGGAAGGCGGGCGGCGTGGTCCCCGTCGACTCCATCGAGGGACCGACGGTCCGCCTCGCAAACGGCGACGTGCGGCGCATCGACGACCCGGAGGAGGCGCTCGAACTCAGAAACGGCGTCGAGAAGATTCTCGACCTCGGCGAGTACCTCGTCAACTACGGCGAGTTCATCGAGAACAACCACCCGCTCGCGCCCGCCTCCTACACACCCGAGTGGTGGGTACAGGACCTCGAAGCGGCAGGCGCGGACGTACAGGCGCTCCGTGATTCGCCGCGCGTCGACCTCGAATCGCCGACCGTCGAGCAGGCGTTGGAGTGGGCCACCGAGTACGACGCGCCGCTGCATCCGAAGTTCACCTACCTGTGGCACGACATCTCCGTTTCGGAGTTCGAAGCGCTCGCCGACGCCGTTTCCGACGGCGAACTCACCGACGGCGTTCTCGCTATCGAACGCACCGAGACGACGAGGCGGGCGCTCGAACACCTGCTCGTCGAACACTCCCAGACCGAGGACGCCCTCCGGATTCCGGAGTGGCGACCGCTCGCGCGGACGCTCGGCCTCGACGACGGTCTCCGGAAGACGTGGAACGCCGAGGACCTCTCGGCTGACGCCCGAAACTGGGCCGGCGGCGACAACGCCGTGAAAGCCGCCAACGAAGTTGCCCCTTTCGCGGTTCAGGAGCGCGCGCCGACCCGAATCGGCAACCGGATGGGCCGGCCCGAGAAGTCCGAGAGCCGCGACCTCTCGCCTGCGGTCCACACGCTGTTTCCCATCGGCGAGGCCGGGGGAAGTCAGCGCAACGTGGGCGAAGCGGCCCGGAAGATGGACGACCGGGGTCGCCGCGGTATCGTCGGCGTCCGCGTCGGTCGCCGCGAGTGCGCCGCCTGCGGCGAGCACACGTACAAACCCAGTTGCCCGTCGTGCGGCGGCCACACCGAACCGTACTACGAGTGCACCGACTGCGAAATCGAGGTCGAACCCGACGAGGCGGGCCGGGTCGAGTGTCCGCGCTGCGAACGCGAGGTCGAGAGCCCCGACTGGCACGACGTCGATATCGGCCGCGAACTCTCCGATGCGCTCGACGCCGTCGGCGAGCGGAAAGCCTCGTACAAGATTCTGAAGGGCGTGAAGGGACTCACGTCGGCGCACAAGACGCCCGAGGCGATGGAGAAAGGCGTTCTCCGCGCGAAACACGGCGTCACCGCGTTTAAAGACGGCACGGTCCGCTACGACATGACGGATCTTCCCGTCACCGCGGTTCGCCCCGAGGAACTCGACGTGACGGCCGAACACTTCCGCGAACTCGGCTACGAACGCGACATCGACGGCGAACCGCTCCGCCACGACGACCAACTGCTCGAACTCAGAGTCCAGGACATCGTCCTCTCGGACGGCGCGGCCGAGCACATGCTGAAGACGGCGAACTTCGTCGACGACCTCCTGGAGAGCTACTACGGTCTCCCCGCCTTCTACGAAGTGAACGAGCGCGACGACCTCGTCGGCGAACTGGTGTTCGGGATGGCCCCGCACACGAGCGCTGCGGTCGTCGGGCGGGTCGTCGGATTCACGAGCGCCGCGGTGGGGTACGCGCATCCGTACTTCCACGCGGCGAAGCGAAGGAATTGCTTCCACCCGGATACGAAGGTCTGGTTCGAAGACGAAGCGGGTGAATGGCACTACGATGATATCGAATCGCTTGTCGAAGCGCGACTCGACGACCCCGAGACGGACGATTTCGGGACGCTAGTCCAGGAACTGGATGGAGACGTTCTTGTGCCCGCTGTCGGCCCCGGCGACAGTCCGTGCCTGAGTCGTGTCGAATCGGTTTCGAAACATCAGGCACCAGACCACTTGGTTCAGGTGGAAACTCGGAGCGGGCGCACGCTCACTGTAACGGTAGACCACAAACTCCGCCGATGGAACGGAGGACTCGAACCAGTAGAGGCTCAATCTCTCCAAGTTGGCGACGAACTTCCCGCGCCAGAGGTTGTCTCCTTTGACGGAGAACGGATCGGCTTCGACCTCTTAGAGGAGTTCCTCACCGTTGAGTCGATACCGAACGAAGACCTCGTGATTCGAGGTCTCGGCGCTGAGCGGCTCAAAGCATTGTTAGACGACGCAACGTCGGGCAAAGGCTACTGTAAGGCTACCGCCGAGACGCTCGGGGTTAGCCAATTGACAGTCTACAACTGGGTTAATAGAGACAGTATTCCCGTCAGCGTCCTTATTGAACTGGTCGGCGAAGAAAGCGTCGTTGACCGCGTTCCCACCGACGTCAAGCTCGGTATCCGCCGCGACACAACAACCGTCTCCCGCCAGTTGGCAGTCGATGAAAACGTCGGTACTCTCCTCGGATATTACGCGGCTGAGGGGTTCACCCGTCGCGAAGCTAACCAGTTCTATCAGACGACTATCTGCATCCCAGACGCGGAGGCACGCACGGCAGTCATAGACGCTTTCGCGAACGCGCTCGGTGTCGAGGCTTACGAGGAGAACAAGTGGAAAGTGACGGCATCGAGCCGCCTCGTCGCAACGCTGTTTTCCGACATCCTCGACGTAGGAACCCGAGCTGAATCGAAGCGCGTTCCCAACTGCGTCACTTCGTCGACTCACTCGGTAGTTGCCGCGTTCCTCTCCGCATACTTCAGCGGGGATGGAAGCGCGTCGAGTGACCGCATCGAGATTCGCGCCCACACAGTCAGTGACGAGCTTTCGCAGGACATCATCGGTCTCCTCAAGCGGTTCGGAATCGCGACGAAAACATACTCTGAGGTACGTACCATCACCTCGGGTGTCGTTGCTGACTTCTACGACGAGTCACCGATGTCCGAAGCAACAGTTCTCAAGATAACCTCGGAAAACGCTGCTCGCTTCGCCGAAGAAATTGGATTCCATCTCGAACGAAAGCAGGCCACGATAGAAACCGCGCTGGCGGCGACTGAACTCCGTTCACAACGACTCTTTGGCGACGGCGGCGACGTACTTCTTGACGAAGTCGTTTCAGTTGAGTATGTGAAGAGCAACGTGGAACACACCTACTGCCTCACCGTCGAGGAGACGCACACACTCGTCGCTAACGACCTCTACGTCGGCCAATGCGACGGCGACGAAGACTGCGTCATGCTGCTCATGGATGGTCTCTTGAACTTCTCGAAGGAGTTCCTCCCCAACAAGCGGGGCGGGCGTATGGACGCACCGTTGGTCATGTCCTCGCGCATCGACCCCTCCGAGATCGACGACGAGGCGCACAATATGGACATCGTGCGGCAGTACCCGCGGGAGTTCTACGAGGCGACCCGCGAGATGGCCGACCCCGGCGAGGTAGAGGAGCTCATCCAGATCGCCGAGGACAATCTGGGCACCGATCTCGAGTACTCGGAGTTCCACCACACCCACGACACCTCGAACATCCACCTCGGCCCGTCGTTGTCGGCGTACAAGACGCTCGGGTCGATGACCGAGAAGATGGACGCCCAACTCCATCTCGCGCGGAAACTTCGCGCCGTCGACGAGACGGACGTCGCCGAGCGAGTCATCGAGT
- a CDS encoding PPC domain-containing DNA-binding protein has translation MNYREVTSSREFLARLETGADWREEIEEFAEREGIDSAWFNAMGAVQDADVWFYDQEEMEYRSVRFDEPLEVAACVGNVSLLDGEPFAHTHAVLSRPSGQALAGHLNAATVFAGEVYLRAFDESLERDHDDVTDLDLWL, from the coding sequence ATGAACTACCGGGAGGTCACTTCGAGTCGGGAGTTTCTGGCGCGACTCGAAACTGGTGCGGACTGGCGAGAAGAGATAGAGGAGTTCGCCGAGCGCGAGGGAATCGACTCGGCGTGGTTCAACGCGATGGGCGCGGTACAGGACGCCGACGTCTGGTTCTACGACCAAGAGGAGATGGAGTACCGTTCCGTCCGGTTCGACGAACCGCTGGAGGTCGCCGCCTGCGTCGGCAACGTCTCACTGCTCGACGGCGAACCGTTCGCGCACACCCACGCCGTCCTCTCGCGCCCGAGCGGGCAGGCGCTGGCGGGGCATCTCAACGCCGCGACAGTGTTCGCCGGCGAGGTGTACCTCCGCGCGTTCGACGAGTCGCTCGAACGGGACCACGACGACGTGACCGACCTGGACCTCTGGCTCTAA
- a CDS encoding DUF7556 family protein encodes MTPEATTAVDAPDTEVMASVDSSSPRSSELIIADITRDDAWLSMRTAEAPVLAEWC; translated from the coding sequence ATGACGCCGGAAGCGACGACAGCCGTCGATGCCCCGGACACTGAGGTGATGGCCTCGGTGGATTCATCCTCCCCCCGCAGTTCGGAGCTTATCATCGCAGATATTACGCGAGACGACGCGTGGCTTTCGATGCGAACGGCGGAGGCGCCGGTACTCGCCGAGTGGTGCTGA
- a CDS encoding CBS domain-containing protein → MQVADAMTPREEVVTVELPGTRDDVLEYLQERGFSSVPVVKETDEGEEYRGLVSRDDLIEHPDEDQLAILMREVPTTTPDTDLTDAARLMLRKGARRVPVVEVDGATALVGIVTVTDVVHAIARGDADGETEVGELAATDINTTYEGTPLTVAEREIYYANVPYAIVLDDEGTMNGILTEVDIIDVARVVEGEDETGDSMANQDDEWMWEGIKAVGNRYIPTRNVEIPAEPVAEFMTTDLVTLSRRRTAMEAAQQMITNDIEQIPMVSGDELVGVVRDVNLLEAL, encoded by the coding sequence ATGCAAGTCGCCGACGCCATGACGCCCCGCGAGGAGGTCGTGACAGTCGAACTCCCAGGCACGCGGGACGACGTACTCGAGTATCTCCAAGAGCGCGGCTTCTCCTCCGTTCCGGTCGTCAAAGAGACGGACGAGGGCGAGGAGTACCGCGGTCTCGTCTCCCGCGACGACCTCATCGAACACCCCGACGAGGACCAACTCGCCATCCTGATGCGGGAGGTCCCGACGACGACGCCCGACACCGACCTGACCGACGCCGCGCGCTTGATGCTCCGCAAAGGTGCGCGCCGCGTCCCCGTCGTCGAAGTCGACGGCGCGACGGCGCTCGTCGGTATCGTCACCGTCACCGACGTAGTCCACGCAATCGCCCGCGGCGACGCCGACGGCGAGACCGAAGTCGGCGAACTGGCCGCCACCGACATCAACACGACGTACGAAGGGACGCCGCTGACGGTCGCCGAACGCGAAATCTACTACGCGAACGTCCCGTACGCGATCGTCCTCGACGACGAGGGGACGATGAACGGCATCCTCACCGAGGTCGACATCATCGACGTCGCCCGCGTCGTCGAGGGCGAGGACGAGACCGGCGACTCGATGGCCAACCAGGACGACGAGTGGATGTGGGAGGGCATCAAAGCCGTCGGCAACCGATACATCCCGACCCGGAACGTCGAAATCCCGGCCGAACCCGTCGCCGAGTTCATGACGACCGACCTCGTGACGCTCTCGCGCCGCCGGACGGCGATGGAGGCAGCCCAACAGATGATCACGAACGACATCGAACAGATTCCGATGGTCAGCGGCGACGAACTCGTCGGCGTCGTGCGCGACGTGAACCTGCTGGAGGCGCTCTGA
- the glyS gene encoding glycine--tRNA ligase, protein MTDAQAITELAKRRGFFFLSSEAYGGVAGFYTFGPQGAALKANVESAWRDRYTVMEGNREIEAPTIMPEPVFEASGHLDGFNDMLVECAACGESHRADHLVEDVTDIEDAEALPNSEVADLIAEHEIHCPNCGEPLAGRSVENFNLMFSTDIGPGGDQPGYLRPETAQGIFVEFPRLKEYARGQLPFGVTQIGRAYRNEISPRKGLVRVREFTQAELEQFIDPEEDEPNLDAVADVEVRLYPATEQQKDDGGYLETTIGEAVDAGVVANEWVGYYLGISQEWYERIGVDMDRFRFRQHLSGERAHYASDCWDAESELGGDWVEIAGFAYRGDYDLSKHGEYSDDDFTVFKQYDEPKTVERAVVDPDMSTLGPEFGGAAADIADALRDLAARDPDAFDGDEVTVEADGKTYTVDTEVAEFRVEEQTESGEHITPHVVEPSFGVGRTVYTVLEHAYREDEVSGEERTYLALEPEVAPTYVGVFPLVGNDERLTELAQELVRDVREAGLSAEYDDSGNIGRRYRRKDEIGTPFCVTVDRDGVEGGGETTVTVRERDTTAQIRLPVDALVDELTAMREGRKTFDDLLDAYERVDTGAAEA, encoded by the coding sequence ATGACCGACGCGCAAGCCATCACCGAACTGGCGAAGCGTCGCGGCTTCTTCTTTCTCTCCAGCGAAGCATACGGCGGCGTCGCCGGCTTCTACACGTTCGGCCCACAGGGCGCGGCGCTGAAGGCGAATGTCGAGTCTGCATGGCGCGACCGCTACACCGTGATGGAGGGCAACCGCGAGATCGAGGCGCCGACCATCATGCCAGAACCCGTCTTCGAGGCGTCGGGCCACCTCGACGGCTTCAACGACATGCTCGTCGAGTGCGCCGCCTGTGGCGAGAGCCACCGCGCCGACCACCTCGTCGAGGACGTCACCGACATCGAGGACGCCGAGGCGCTGCCGAACTCGGAGGTCGCCGACCTCATCGCCGAACACGAGATACACTGCCCGAACTGCGGCGAACCGCTCGCGGGCCGGTCCGTCGAGAACTTCAACCTCATGTTCAGCACCGACATCGGTCCCGGTGGCGACCAACCCGGCTACCTCCGCCCGGAGACCGCGCAGGGCATCTTCGTCGAGTTCCCGCGTCTGAAGGAGTACGCCCGCGGCCAGTTGCCGTTCGGCGTCACCCAGATCGGCCGCGCCTACCGCAACGAGATCAGCCCCCGCAAGGGTCTCGTCCGCGTCCGCGAGTTCACGCAAGCGGAGTTAGAGCAGTTCATCGACCCCGAGGAGGACGAACCGAACCTCGACGCCGTCGCCGACGTAGAAGTCCGTCTCTACCCCGCGACCGAACAGCAGAAAGACGACGGCGGCTACCTCGAGACGACCATCGGCGAGGCCGTCGACGCGGGCGTCGTCGCCAACGAGTGGGTTGGCTACTACCTCGGCATCTCCCAGGAGTGGTACGAACGCATCGGCGTCGACATGGACCGCTTCCGCTTCCGCCAGCACCTCTCGGGCGAGCGCGCCCACTACGCCAGCGACTGCTGGGACGCCGAGTCCGAATTGGGCGGCGACTGGGTCGAAATCGCCGGCTTCGCCTACCGCGGCGACTACGATCTCTCGAAGCACGGCGAGTACTCCGACGACGACTTCACCGTCTTCAAGCAGTACGACGAACCGAAGACGGTCGAACGCGCCGTCGTCGACCCGGACATGAGCACGCTCGGTCCGGAGTTCGGCGGCGCAGCCGCCGACATCGCAGACGCGCTGCGGGACCTCGCGGCGCGCGACCCAGACGCCTTCGACGGCGACGAGGTGACCGTCGAAGCCGACGGCAAGACGTACACCGTCGACACGGAGGTCGCCGAATTCCGCGTCGAAGAGCAGACCGAGTCCGGCGAGCACATCACGCCGCACGTCGTCGAACCGTCGTTCGGCGTCGGCCGCACGGTGTACACCGTGCTCGAACACGCCTACCGCGAAGACGAGGTGTCGGGCGAGGAGCGAACGTACCTCGCGCTCGAACCCGAAGTCGCCCCGACGTACGTCGGTGTCTTCCCGCTCGTCGGCAACGACGAGCGACTAACGGAGCTGGCGCAGGAACTCGTCCGCGACGTTCGCGAGGCGGGCCTGTCGGCGGAGTACGACGACTCCGGGAACATCGGTCGTCGCTACCGCCGCAAGGACGAGATCGGTACGCCGTTCTGCGTGACGGTCGACCGCGACGGCGTCGAGGGCGGCGGCGAGACGACCGTCACGGTTCGCGAGCGCGACACGACAGCCCAGATTCGCCTGCCGGTCGACGCGCTCGTCGACGAACTGACGGCGATGCGGGAGGGTCGCAAAACGTTCGACGACCTGCTGGACGCGTACGAGCGCGTCGACACCGGCGCCGCGGAGGCGTGA
- a CDS encoding dolichol kinase, whose protein sequence is MSELTRRFVHASGTSIPALYLLGAVTWQQLGYVLLGLSAVVSVLELVRLVVGLDWWVYRELTREYEQENVAGYALYMYSMTVVAWLFPWFVAVPGMLMLTVGDPISGILGSNEAGRAKELGVLAAMFLVCFALAVPFTTGPAGTTRVVGLGAAAAGAAGATFADGVKPVVAGYVVDDNLSIPPAACVGIAAVLWLVA, encoded by the coding sequence GTGAGCGAGCTTACGCGCCGCTTCGTCCACGCGAGCGGGACGAGCATCCCGGCGCTCTACCTGCTCGGCGCCGTCACGTGGCAGCAGTTGGGCTACGTGCTGCTCGGACTCTCGGCGGTCGTCTCGGTGCTCGAACTCGTCCGGTTAGTCGTCGGTCTCGACTGGTGGGTGTACCGCGAACTCACCCGCGAGTACGAACAGGAGAACGTGGCGGGCTACGCGCTGTACATGTACAGCATGACCGTCGTCGCCTGGCTCTTTCCGTGGTTCGTCGCGGTTCCGGGGATGTTGATGCTCACCGTCGGCGACCCGATAAGCGGGATTCTGGGGAGCAATGAGGCGGGGCGCGCGAAGGAACTCGGCGTGCTCGCCGCCATGTTCCTCGTCTGCTTCGCGCTGGCGGTGCCGTTCACGACCGGTCCGGCGGGGACGACGCGCGTCGTCGGTCTCGGCGCGGCGGCGGCGGGCGCGGCGGGCGCGACGTTCGCCGACGGCGTCAAACCCGTCGTCGCCGGCTACGTGGTCGACGACAATCTCTCGATTCCGCCCGCTGCCTGCGTGGGCATCGCGGCAGTGCTGTGGCTGGTGGCGTGA
- a CDS encoding cation:proton antiporter regulatory subunit: MTVYESDLPGVGKKFEVELNDGSQLVIVIHNTGKRELFLRESPDSDSEKLFELSDRLSRQVGTIMEGAYFQPIRTETIDTVLSDETLIEWVKLTADSPLVGKTLAESEVRQRIGVSVVAVQRDDETISNPGADFAAEEGDILVVIGGQDACREFQRYVTAEPTTDE; the protein is encoded by the coding sequence ATGACCGTCTACGAGAGCGACCTTCCCGGCGTCGGCAAGAAGTTCGAGGTGGAGTTGAACGACGGGAGTCAGCTCGTCATCGTCATCCACAACACGGGGAAGCGTGAGCTGTTTCTCCGCGAATCGCCCGATTCGGACTCCGAGAAATTGTTCGAGCTCTCGGACCGCCTCTCCCGGCAGGTCGGCACCATCATGGAGGGGGCGTACTTCCAGCCGATTCGAACCGAGACCATCGACACGGTGCTGTCGGACGAGACGCTCATCGAGTGGGTGAAACTCACCGCCGACTCGCCGCTGGTGGGCAAGACGCTCGCGGAGTCGGAGGTCCGCCAGCGAATCGGCGTCTCCGTCGTCGCCGTCCAGCGCGACGACGAGACCATCTCGAACCCCGGCGCGGACTTCGCGGCCGAAGAGGGAGACATCCTCGTGGTCATCGGCGGACAGGACGCCTGCCGGGAGTTCCAACGATACGTGACTGCTGAGCCAACCACCGACGAATGA
- a CDS encoding cation:proton antiporter — MAAMELWQVGALFIGIAMAGVIATRVDLSVIPLYVVVGMLVGPNVLGRYAPEFAIPNTDVVTILAEIGIVLLLFFLGLEFSLDRLMEAKRRITGAGLLDLGINFPVGVGLGLLFGWSLLESVLLGGIVYISSSAVITKSLIDLGWIANRESEPMLGTLVFEDLFIAVYLAVVAALVGGSGGLESAAVDVGIAVTFLGLLLAGVRFGGPLFERLFDADTSELFVLRVLAVAVFVAGVALAIGVSEAVAAFFVGMGFSSTDHVERIERLMTPVRDVFAAVFFFYIGLGTDPLLVATTVGILAIAVVATTPTKILSGFYSGRIYDLDDRRSLRVGFGMVTRGEFSLIIATVAATGNGPVMTQVIPAFAVGYVLVMSILGTVLMQYSGVFEGMLERRRSETMS, encoded by the coding sequence ATGGCGGCGATGGAACTGTGGCAGGTCGGCGCGCTGTTCATCGGCATCGCGATGGCGGGAGTGATTGCGACGCGCGTCGACCTCTCGGTGATTCCGCTGTACGTCGTCGTCGGGATGCTCGTCGGCCCGAACGTGCTGGGGCGGTACGCCCCCGAGTTCGCGATCCCGAACACCGACGTGGTGACGATACTCGCCGAAATCGGTATCGTTCTCTTGCTCTTCTTCCTCGGACTCGAGTTCAGTCTCGACCGCCTCATGGAGGCGAAGCGGCGTATCACCGGGGCGGGGCTGTTGGACCTCGGCATCAACTTCCCCGTCGGCGTCGGTCTCGGGTTGCTGTTCGGATGGAGTCTGCTCGAATCGGTGCTGTTGGGTGGTATCGTTTATATCTCCTCCAGCGCCGTCATCACGAAGTCGCTCATCGACCTCGGCTGGATCGCAAACCGCGAGAGCGAACCGATGTTGGGGACGCTCGTCTTCGAGGACCTCTTTATCGCCGTCTACCTCGCCGTCGTCGCTGCGCTCGTAGGCGGGAGCGGAGGTCTCGAGTCCGCCGCCGTTGACGTGGGCATCGCTGTCACGTTTTTGGGGCTTCTGCTCGCGGGCGTCCGTTTCGGCGGCCCGCTGTTCGAGCGACTGTTCGACGCCGATACGAGCGAACTGTTCGTGCTCCGCGTGCTGGCGGTGGCGGTGTTCGTCGCCGGCGTCGCGCTCGCCATCGGCGTGAGCGAGGCCGTCGCGGCGTTCTTCGTCGGGATGGGATTTTCGAGCACCGACCACGTCGAGCGCATCGAGCGGCTCATGACGCCGGTTCGGGACGTGTTCGCCGCCGTCTTCTTTTTCTACATCGGTCTCGGCACCGACCCGCTGCTCGTGGCGACGACGGTCGGGATTCTGGCGATCGCCGTCGTCGCGACGACGCCGACGAAGATACTCTCGGGCTTCTACAGCGGCCGCATCTACGACCTCGACGACCGGCGCTCGCTCCGCGTCGGCTTCGGCATGGTGACGCGCGGGGAGTTCTCGCTCATCATCGCCACGGTAGCGGCGACCGGAAACGGACCCGTGATGACGCAGGTGATTCCGGCGTTCGCCGTCGGCTACGTGCTGGTGATGAGCATCCTCGGAACGGTGTTGATGCAGTATTCGGGGGTGTTCGAGGGGATGCTGGAGCGTCGCCGATCGGAGACAATGAGCTAA